In the Plectropomus leopardus isolate mb unplaced genomic scaffold, YSFRI_Pleo_2.0 unplaced_scaffold29624, whole genome shotgun sequence genome, one interval contains:
- the LOC121938486 gene encoding zinc finger BED domain-containing protein 4-like: MASPVWQFYQISEKDSKFAICKVCSKEIPRGGSQPKKFNTTNLIRHLKVRHTDEYDQFSKLASCKAERERFRIAAQAPLAQLPVTETLQQHQPYSKTSKKPKEISAKIMEFICLDHQPLSIVEDEGFKRLMSYLDPRYTLPGRKYFTDVCLPQLYQEVYTHIDNLMRDNINSFSFTSDIWSSNVCPMSMLSLNAQFIDEKFELHKVVLHSQDFSGSHTVEALAATFIDMFQTWGIPKEKVHVILRVNAKNMEKAMRDADLPSLPCMAHTLQLAVSEGVLSQRTFSDITASGRRIVNHFKHSQLAYSRLQSIQKQLGQPIKRLQQDVPTRWNSTLYMLQSLLEQRRALSAYAADYDLPAMFTDNQWKLVENVISLLTPFEELTQQISSSTASAADVIPSIRALTRLLEKTAASDQDVKAAKATLLEAVQKRFRDIESEHLYTIATVLDPRYKDRYFPDALKPQIRELLADILAAGPEQHNGEGSLAACDSEPPEKVPRASSLHAMYAELLDEDGEHGDDDSCSSAASQMNLYLSEPVIPRDGQPLVFWQYNKSRFPALAQAARTFLSAPCTNVDSKQLFITAGNIVDEKRNKLSPKNVEMLIFIKKNMPLMLKK, translated from the exons ATGGCGTCACCGGTCTGGCAGTTCTACCAGATCTCTGAAAAAGACAGTAAATTTGCAATATGCAAGGTGTGCTCCAAGGAAATCCCTCGTGGGGGATCGCAACCAAAAAAATTCAACACCACAAACCTCATCAGACATTTGAAGGTTAGGCACACCGATGAGTATGACCAGTTCTCAAAGCTCGCAAGCTGtaaggcagagagagagcggtTTCGTATAGCGGCTCAAGCGCCACTCGCTCAACTGCCGGTAACAGAGACGCTGCAACAACATCAACCCTACAGCAAAACCAGCAAGAAACCAAAAGAAATATCAGCCAAAATAATGGAATTCATATGCCTCGATCACCAGCCGCTGTCCATTGTGGAAGACGAAGGTTTCAAAAGACTCATGTCCTACTTGGATCCGCGCTACACTCTGCCAGGACGCAAATATTTCACTGACGTATGCCTGCCGCAGTTATACCAAGAAGTGTATACACACATTGACAATCTCATGAGGGACAACATCAACTCTTTCAGTTTCACAAGTGACATTTGGAGTTCGAATGTGTGTCCCATGTCCATGTTGAGCCTAAACGCGCAGTTTATCGATGAAAAATTCGAACTACACAAAGTTGTTCTTCATTCCCAAGATTTCTCAGGGTCGCACACGGTGGAGGCTCTTGCTGCCACATTCATCGACATGTTCCAAACGTGGGGGATCCCGAAGGAAAAGGTGCACGTTATTCTGAGGGTCAACGCCAAGAACATGGAAAAGGCCATGAGGGATGCGGATTTACCCAGCCTGCCTTGCATGGCGCATACACTCCAGCTCGCCGTGTCCGAGGGAGTTTTGTCCCAGCGCACATTCTCTGATATTACAGCCTCCGGAAGACGCATCGTCAATCATTTCAAACACTCCCAGCTCGCTTACTCTCGTCTTCAAAGTATTCAGAAACAGCTGGGCCAGCCGATCAAACGGCTGCAGCAGGACGTGCCCACCAGGTGGAACAGTACTTTGTACATGCTGCAGAGTCTACTGGAACAGAGACGAGCGCTTTCTGCGTATGCAGCCGACTACGACTTGCCCGCCATGTTCACTGACAACCAGTGGAAACTGgtggaaaatgtcatttcccTGCTCACCCCCTTTGAAGAGCTCACGCAACAGATCAGCTCCTCAACCGCGTCGGCCGCAGACGTCATACCGTCCATCAGAGCTCTGACTCGTCTTCTGGAGAAAACAGCAGCGAGCGACCAGGATGTGAAAGCGGCGAAAGCGACGCTGTTGGAGGCGGTCCAGAAGAGATTCCGCGACATTGAATCTGAGCACCTGTATACCATCGCTACAGTCCTGGACCCGAG GTATAAAGACAGATATTTCCCCGACGCACTCAAGCCACAGATTCGCGAACTGCTTGCTGACATCCTGGCCGCTGGGCCGGAGCAGCACAACGGCGAGGGGAGTTTGGCGGCGTGCGACTCGGAGCCCCCAGAGAAGGTACCGCGAGCTAGCTCCTTGCATGCTATGTATGCTGAGCTGTTGGATGAAGACGGGGAACACGGCGACGACGACAGCTGCAGCTCGGCCGCATCACAGATGAACCTCTACCTGTCGGAGCCGGTCATCCCACGAGACGGACAGCCGCTTGTTTTTTGGCAATACAATAAAAGCCGCTTCCCCGCTTTGGCACAAGCGGCACGAACCTTCCTGAGCGCACCGTGCACAAATGTGGACAGCAAGCAACTTTTCATCACAGCAGGGAATATTGTCGATGAGAAGAGGAACAAGCTGTCTCCCAAAAATGTGGAGATGCtcatttttataaagaaaaatatgccACTGATGCTTAAGAAGTAA